One part of the Sander vitreus isolate 19-12246 chromosome 10, sanVit1, whole genome shotgun sequence genome encodes these proteins:
- the rab41 gene encoding ras-related protein Rab-41 isoform X1 gives MSTTTGGGEFGNPLRKFKLVFLGEQSVGKTSLITRFMYDSFDNTYQATIGIDFLSKTMYLEDRTIRLQLWDTAGQERFRSLIPSYIRDSAAAVVVYDIANLNSFQQTSKWIDDVRTERGSDVIIMLVGNKTDLADKRQVSVEAAERKARELNVMYIETSAKAGYNVKQLFRRVAAALPGMDSTPEKSKEDMIDIKLEKQPEMTVTESSCSC, from the exons ATGTCAACTACGACCGGCGGCGGAGAGTTTGGCAACCCTCTACGAAAGTTCAAGCTCGTCTTTCTGGGCGAACAGAGTG TTGGGAAGACCTCACTCATCACCAGGTTTATGTATGACAGTTTCGACAACACTTATCAG GCAACCATTGGCATTGACTTTCTGTCAAAAACCATGTACCTAGAAGATCGCACG ATTCGGCTGCAGCTCTGGGATACAGCCGGACAGGAGCGTTTCCGCAGCCTCATCCCCAGTTACATCCGCGACTCAGCCGCTGCTGTGGTGGTTTATGACATAGCCA ATCTTAATTCATTTCAGCAAACCTCAAAGTGGATTGATGATGTTAGAACAGAGAGGGGAAGTGATGTCATTATCATGCTTGTTGGGAACAAAACAGACTTGGCGGATAAAAG GCAAGTTTCTGTTGAGGCGGCAGAGAGGAAAGCTCGTGAGCTCAATGTGATGTACATAGAGACCAGTGCCAAGGCTGGCTATAACGTCAAACAG CTGTTCCGTCGTGTTGCTGCGGCATTGCCTGGGATGGATAGCACACCAGAGAAAAGCAAAGAGGACA TGATCGACATCAAACTGGAGAAACAGCCAGAGATGACTGTCACCGAGAGCAGCTGCTCATGCTAG
- the stard14 gene encoding START domain containing 14, producing MSILPDEADFADFRKQCLSTDNWSSKYDKNGMQVLVEASPTNKGNPVPKVHKIKCKMTINDVSAATMYDVLHDGQYRKTWDPAMLDSFDIARLSANADVGYYSWICPQPIKNRDVVTLRSWQVTEDEYIIFNFSVKHLKYPPRKDLVRAISILTGYLIKPTGPNSCTFIYLSQADPKGSLPKWVVNQASQVLAPRVMKCVHKAGQMYPEWKRQNSPDRKPWLYPEQNILPMMDPSELSIQRADSLENMDESSKVAAADNQDGS from the exons ATGTCTATTTTACCCGATGAGGCGGACTTTGCTGACTTCAGAAAGCAGTGTTTATCAACGGACAATTGGTCCAGCAAGTATGATAAGAATGGGATGCAAGTGTTGGTCGAAGCTTCTCCCACAAATAAAGGGAATCCCGTACCAAAAGTCCACAAGATCAAG TGTAAAATGACAATCAACGATGTATCAGCTGCCACCATGTACGACGTCCTTCATGATGGCCAGTACCGTAAGACGTGGGACCCCGCCATGTTGGACAGCTTTGACATTGCCCGGCTCTCTGCGAATGCTGATGTGGGCTACTACTCAT GGATTTGTCCACAGCCTATAAAGAACAGAGATGTGGTGACTCTGCGATCGTGGCAGGTGACAGAGGACGAGTACATCATCTTTAACTTCTCAGTCAAACACCTG AAATACCCTCCTCGCAAGGACCTGGTGAGGGCCATTTCCATCCTCACTGGATATTTGATCAAGCCCACAGGACCAAacagctgcactttcatatacCTTTCACAAGCTGACCCCAAAG GTTCTCTTCCAAAGTGGGTGGTGAACCAAGCTTCTCAAGTTCTTGCTCCACGG GTGATGAAGTGCGTACACAAGGCGGGACAGATGTATCCGGAGTGGAAACGGCAGAACTCTCCCGACCGGAAGCCGTGGTTGTACCCAGAGCAGAACATCTTGCCCATGATGGACCCCAGCGAACTGTCGATACAGAGAGCCGACTCGCTAGAAAACATGGATGAGAGTTCCAAGGTGGCCGCTGCGGACAACCAGGACGGCAGTTAA
- the rab41 gene encoding ras-related protein Rab-41 isoform X2, protein MSTTTGGGEFGNPLRKFKLVFLGEQSVGKTSLITRFMYDSFDNTYQATIGIDFLSKTMYLEDRTVRLQLWDTAGQERFRSLIPSYIRDSTIAVVVYDITNLNSFQQTSKWIDDVRTERGSDVIIMLVGNKTDLADKRQVSVEAAERKARELNVMYIETSAKAGYNVKQLFRRVAAALPGMDSTPEKSKEDMIDIKLEKQPEMTVTESSCSC, encoded by the exons ATGTCAACTACGACCGGCGGCGGAGAGTTTGGCAACCCTCTACGAAAGTTCAAGCTCGTCTTTCTGGGCGAACAGAGTG TTGGGAAGACCTCACTCATCACCAGGTTTATGTATGACAGTTTCGACAACACTTATCAG GCAACCATTGGCATTGACTTTCTGTCAAAAACCATGTACCTAGAAGATCGCACG GTCCGGCTCCAGCTTTGGGACACTGCTGGACAGGAGCGTTTTCGTAGCCTAATTCCCAGCTACATCCGTGACTCTACCATTGCCGTGGTTGTTTATGACATCACCA ATCTTAATTCATTTCAGCAAACCTCAAAGTGGATTGATGATGTTAGAACAGAGAGGGGAAGTGATGTCATTATCATGCTTGTTGGGAACAAAACAGACTTGGCGGATAAAAG GCAAGTTTCTGTTGAGGCGGCAGAGAGGAAAGCTCGTGAGCTCAATGTGATGTACATAGAGACCAGTGCCAAGGCTGGCTATAACGTCAAACAG CTGTTCCGTCGTGTTGCTGCGGCATTGCCTGGGATGGATAGCACACCAGAGAAAAGCAAAGAGGACA TGATCGACATCAAACTGGAGAAACAGCCAGAGATGACTGTCACCGAGAGCAGCTGCTCATGCTAG
- the rab41 gene encoding ras-related protein Rab-41 isoform X3 produces MSTTTGGGEFGNPLRKFKLVFLGEQSVGKTSLITRFMYDSFDNTYQATIGIDFLSKTMYLEDRTVRLQLWDTAGQERFRSLIPSYIRDSTIAVVVYDITNLNSFQQTSKWIDDVRTERGSDVIIMLVGNKTDLADKRQITTEEGEQRAKELNVMFIETSAKTGYNVKQLFRRVAAALPGMDSTPEKSKEDMIDIKLEKQPEMTVTESSCSC; encoded by the exons ATGTCAACTACGACCGGCGGCGGAGAGTTTGGCAACCCTCTACGAAAGTTCAAGCTCGTCTTTCTGGGCGAACAGAGTG TTGGGAAGACCTCACTCATCACCAGGTTTATGTATGACAGTTTCGACAACACTTATCAG GCAACCATTGGCATTGACTTTCTGTCAAAAACCATGTACCTAGAAGATCGCACG GTCCGGCTCCAGCTTTGGGACACTGCTGGACAGGAGCGTTTTCGTAGCCTAATTCCCAGCTACATCCGTGACTCTACCATTGCCGTGGTTGTTTATGACATCACCA ATCTTAATTCATTTCAGCAAACCTCAAAGTGGATTGATGATGTTAGAACAGAGAGGGGAAGTGATGTCATTATCATGCTTGTTGGGAACAAAACAGACTTGGCGGATAAAAG ACAGATCACCACGGAGGAGGGTGAGCAGAGAGCTAAGGAACTGAATGTCATGTTCATTGAAACCAGCGCAAAGACTGGCTACAATGTCAAACAG CTGTTCCGTCGTGTTGCTGCGGCATTGCCTGGGATGGATAGCACACCAGAGAAAAGCAAAGAGGACA TGATCGACATCAAACTGGAGAAACAGCCAGAGATGACTGTCACCGAGAGCAGCTGCTCATGCTAG
- the pdzd11 gene encoding PDZ domain-containing protein 11: MDQKIPYDDYQLPVVFLPSYENPPAWIAPQERVLHPDYNNELTQFLPRTIVLKKPPGAQLGFNIRGGKASQLGIFISKVVPDSDAHRAGLQEGDQVLSVNEVDFQDIEHSRAVEILKTAREILMRVRFFPYNYQRQKERTVH; the protein is encoded by the exons ATGGATCAGAAGATTCCCTATGATGACTATCAGCTCCCAGTGGTATTCCTGCCTTCTTATGAGAACCCACCAGCATGGATAGCCCCACAGGAG CGGGTTCTTCACCCTGACTACAACAATGAGCTCACCCAGTTCCTGCCTCGTACCATTGTATTGAAGAAACCTCCAGGAGCACAGCTGGGTTTCAACATCCGTGGGGGCAAGGCATCACAGTTGGGAATCTTTATATCCAAG GTGGTTCCAGACTCAGATGCCCACAGAGCAGGGCTGCAAGAGGGAGACCAGGTTCTTTCTGTGAATGAGGTTGATTTCCAAGACATTGAGCACTCAAGA GCTGTAGAGATTCTGAAGACTGCGCGAGAGATACTGATGAGGGTTCGCTTCTTTCCTTACA ACTACCAACGGCAGAAGGAGAGGACTGTACATTAG